The following proteins come from a genomic window of Macadamia integrifolia cultivar HAES 741 chromosome 14, SCU_Mint_v3, whole genome shotgun sequence:
- the LOC122060994 gene encoding alpha-ketoglutarate-dependent dioxygenase alkB homolog 6 isoform X2, producing MGGKESLKDFIVGSVPTIYQAPISKWKSLKNRRLQNWGGVVHEKGLLPQDLPPWVTKITQKICEETELFPSAINHVLINEYLPDQGIMPHQDGPAYFPVVAIVSLGSPVVMNFTPHTRLSVCASTIRNSDEYSTPDKAAEVGTDKWLDSHNSFSVLLMPRSLLIFKDTAYSDYLHGIEDNNLHRVDGAVNVFESLKRHVQDHPLLETDGTETEITEQFKTIQRTSTRVSLTCRLVLKVRKNLFKF from the exons ATGGGAGGAAAAGAGAGTCTGAAAGACTTCATTGTTGGATCTGTACCAACT ATTTATCAGGCGCCGATATCCAAGTGGAAATCTTTGAAGAACAGAAGACTTCAGAACTGGG GAGGTGTTGTTCATGAGAAGGGTCTGCTACCACAGGACT TGCCTCCTTGGGTAACAAAGATTACACAAAAAATATGTGAAGAGACTGAATTGTTTCCATCAGCAATCAATCATGTGCTCATCAATGAATACCTCCCTGACCAAGGCATCATG CCACATCAAGATGGGCCTGCTTATTTTCCAGTGGTGGCAATTGTGTCTCTTGGATCTCCTGTTGTGATGAACTTCACCCCCCACACAAGATTGAGTGTGTGTGCAAGTACAATAAGAAATAGTGATGAATACTCAACTCCTGATAAAGCTGCTGAAGTTGGGACAGATAAATGGTTAGACAGCCACAATTCTTTTTCTGTCCTACTAATGCCCCGGAGTTTGTTGATCTTCAAGGATACTGCGTACTCAG ATTACTTGCACGGAATAGAGGATAACAACTTGCACCGAGTAGATGGG GCTGTGAATGTTTTTGAATCTTTAAAACGTCATGTCCAAGATCATCCACTGTTGGAGACTGATGgaacagaaactgaaatcacTGAACAGTTCAAGACTATTCAAAGAACTTCCACCAGAGTCTCATTAACATGCCGATTGGTTTTGAAGGTTCGCAAGAATCTCTTCAAGTTTTAG
- the LOC122060994 gene encoding alpha-ketoglutarate-dependent dioxygenase alkB homolog 6 isoform X1 has product MGGKESLKDFIVGSVPTVICIPNFISDSEETNLLNNIYQAPISKWKSLKNRRLQNWGGVVHEKGLLPQDLPPWVTKITQKICEETELFPSAINHVLINEYLPDQGIMPHQDGPAYFPVVAIVSLGSPVVMNFTPHTRLSVCASTIRNSDEYSTPDKAAEVGTDKWLDSHNSFSVLLMPRSLLIFKDTAYSDYLHGIEDNNLHRVDGAVNVFESLKRHVQDHPLLETDGTETEITEQFKTIQRTSTRVSLTCRLVLKVRKNLFKF; this is encoded by the exons ATGGGAGGAAAAGAGAGTCTGAAAGACTTCATTGTTGGATCTGTACCAACTGTAATCTGCATCCCTAACTTCATATCAGATTCTGAAGAGACCAATCTCCTCAATAAT ATTTATCAGGCGCCGATATCCAAGTGGAAATCTTTGAAGAACAGAAGACTTCAGAACTGGG GAGGTGTTGTTCATGAGAAGGGTCTGCTACCACAGGACT TGCCTCCTTGGGTAACAAAGATTACACAAAAAATATGTGAAGAGACTGAATTGTTTCCATCAGCAATCAATCATGTGCTCATCAATGAATACCTCCCTGACCAAGGCATCATG CCACATCAAGATGGGCCTGCTTATTTTCCAGTGGTGGCAATTGTGTCTCTTGGATCTCCTGTTGTGATGAACTTCACCCCCCACACAAGATTGAGTGTGTGTGCAAGTACAATAAGAAATAGTGATGAATACTCAACTCCTGATAAAGCTGCTGAAGTTGGGACAGATAAATGGTTAGACAGCCACAATTCTTTTTCTGTCCTACTAATGCCCCGGAGTTTGTTGATCTTCAAGGATACTGCGTACTCAG ATTACTTGCACGGAATAGAGGATAACAACTTGCACCGAGTAGATGGG GCTGTGAATGTTTTTGAATCTTTAAAACGTCATGTCCAAGATCATCCACTGTTGGAGACTGATGgaacagaaactgaaatcacTGAACAGTTCAAGACTATTCAAAGAACTTCCACCAGAGTCTCATTAACATGCCGATTGGTTTTGAAGGTTCGCAAGAATCTCTTCAAGTTTTAG